One window of Scylla paramamosain isolate STU-SP2022 chromosome 47, ASM3559412v1, whole genome shotgun sequence genomic DNA carries:
- the LOC135094999 gene encoding uncharacterized protein LOC135094999, which produces MGRRSILSWATPPLLLLLPLLITTTAKPTSVPAPSSSMLSSAIVKGRPSTPVVGQMDIPLPPANAPKSAGSSTTSSPPPGESVTLAKYLQPPQKSLEAVKGAGTGSGGGKTNPTGTVAKDEETDGEVNDKDAAVEMKGDGAEEGEEQGHQEEGKEEEEEEEVKDEGSTAVRDSGSATVKGDELPAGKGDESPAVKGGKSAAVEGDGLTAMKDDEAPAGG; this is translated from the coding sequence ATGGGCCGGCGCAGCATCCTGTCCTGGGCCACACCACCCTTGCTGTTGCTCCTGCcactcctcatcaccaccactgccaagcCCACATCTGTCCCtgcgccttcctcctccatgttgTCCAGCGCCATCGTGAAGGGGAGGCCGTCTACACCTGTGGTGGGACAGATGGACATCCCGCTGCCCCCTGCCAATGCCCCCAAGAGTGCAGGGAGCAGCACCACCTCGTCACCACCACCCGGTGAATCCGTCACTTTGGCAAAGTATCTTCAGCCTCCACAGAAGTCACTTGAGGCGGTGAAGGGTGCCGGAACTGGCAGTGGTGGGGGCAAGACTAACCCCACTGGCACTGTGGCAAAGGATGAGGAGACTGACGGGGAAGTGAATGACAAGGATGCTGCTGTGGAGATGAAGGGTGATGGGgctgaagagggggaggagcaggggcatcaggaggaggggaaggaggaagaggaggaggaggaggtgaaggatgaaGGGTCTACTGCAGTGAGGGACAGTGGGTCTGCTACGGTGAAGGGTGATGAGTTGCCTGCAGGGAAGGGTGATGAGTCGCCTGCAGTGAAGGGTGGCAAGTCAGCTGCAGTGGAGGGTGATGGGTTGACTGCAATGAAGGATGATGAGGCACCTGCAGGGGGGTGA